Proteins encoded within one genomic window of Pristiophorus japonicus isolate sPriJap1 chromosome 11, sPriJap1.hap1, whole genome shotgun sequence:
- the LOC139276333 gene encoding major centromere autoantigen B-like encodes MTGQKYKTLTIEEKYNIIKYVEEHPEKMKKVVAQKFNIPPATLSTYLKNKERIAADHQQNFSSRRKRMRTSSCPDVESALLGWFKQVRAANVPGLSDLILLEKANEFAEEFGSDPVSASWISRFKNRHAIKSRSTHGGASDRPGGGTSALEDTKVVGAAPGAAGTESEQQTKASGSSEQALLEAPAPTTAMASSYVQLLRKWLETQPAVPVELFSALNKIESFVEECAAGKKQLPSTEKFAK; translated from the coding sequence ATGACCGGCCAGAAGTATAAGACCCTTACCATCGAGGAAAAGTACAATATCATCAAATACGTGGAGGAGCACCCTGAAAAGATGAAGAAGGTAGTGGCACAGAAATTCAACATCCCTCCTGCCACCCTCTCGACCTACCTCAAAAACAAGGAGAGGATCGCTGCCGACCACCAGCAGAACTTCTCCAGCCGCAGGAAGCGGATGCGGACTTCGTCCTGCCCCGACGTCGAGTCGGCTTTGCTGGGCTGGTTCAAGCAGGTCAGAGCTGCCAATGTTCCGGGGCTCTCCGACCTCATCCTCCTGGAGAAGGCCAACGAATTCGCCGAGGAGTTTGGAAGCGACCCTGTCTCGGCGTCGTGGATCAGCCGCTTCAAGAACCGTCACGCCATTAAATCCAGGTCCACTCACGGTGGGGCGAGTGACCGTCCTGGTGGTGGGACCAGTGCGTTGGAAGACACAAAGGTGGTCGGCGCTGCACCTGGTGCTGCTGGGACTGAGAGCGAGCAACAGACCAAAGCCAGTGGGTCCAGTGAGCAGGCACTGCTTGAGGCCCCGGCCCCCACCACTGCCATGGCATCCAGCTATGTGCAGTTGCTGAGGAAGTGGCTTGAAACTCAGCCAGCTGTCCCAGTGGAACTTTTCTCTGCGCTGAATAAAATTGAGAGTTTTGTGGAGGAATGTGCAGCGGGCAAGAAGCAATTGCCAAGCACAGAGAAGTTTGCGAAATGA